From Psychrobacillus sp. FSL K6-2836, a single genomic window includes:
- the sigK gene encoding RNA polymerase sporulation sigma factor SigK translates to MTGLMTAFISIFVDFPLVLGYLKGQAFHQPFTPEEEKVMIDRFLGGDLTARDELIERNMRLVAHVVKKFHPKHELLDDYISIGTIGLMKAVNSYTPTKKTKLATYAARCIENEILMYLRSLKKVQKDVSLHEPIGMDKDGHSLEITDLLPGIDKSTDEQLVEEEDTNSLYRHLSQLESRELEIIVRRYGLLGHEPMTQKDISKQLKISRSYVSRIEKRALVKLYQSYIHEKNSFDVSNTKRA, encoded by the coding sequence ATTACAGGTCTAATGACTGCCTTTATAAGCATCTTTGTAGATTTCCCTCTCGTTCTTGGTTATTTGAAGGGCCAGGCATTTCATCAACCCTTCACTCCGGAAGAAGAAAAAGTCATGATAGACCGTTTTTTAGGCGGAGATTTAACAGCTCGTGACGAACTTATCGAACGAAATATGCGATTGGTTGCCCATGTTGTAAAAAAGTTTCACCCAAAACATGAATTATTGGATGATTATATCTCCATAGGCACCATTGGTCTGATGAAGGCTGTCAATAGCTATACTCCTACTAAGAAAACTAAACTAGCCACATACGCTGCCAGATGTATTGAAAATGAAATATTGATGTATTTGCGATCATTAAAGAAAGTACAAAAAGACGTTTCCTTACATGAGCCCATTGGTATGGATAAAGATGGTCACTCTTTAGAAATTACAGACCTACTTCCAGGTATCGATAAGAGCACAGATGAACAACTTGTAGAGGAGGAAGATACGAATAGCTTATACCGCCATTTATCTCAACTCGAAAGCCGAGAGCTCGAAATTATCGTCCGAAGATATGGATTACTTGGTCATGAACCGATGACTCAAAAAGATATATCCAAACAACTAAAAATATCTAGAAGTTACGTATCTCGGATTGAAAAACGCGCATTAGTGAAACTGTATCAATCCTATATACATGAAAAAAACTCTTTTGATGTATCAAACACCAAAAGAGCTTAG